ACAGTTCCTCATCTCGCCGCCCGCCTCGCCGCCAGCCGGCTGGGAGCCACGGGAGGAGGGTGAGCCGCTGGTCAACCACGATCTGCTGGCCGCCCTGGCCAGCCTCACGCCCGGCGAGTCGCACGAGCTGCATCCGCAGAGCGAGGACCAGCCGGCCATCATTGTGCACACGGCAATGCTGCCCGAGGGAGGCGCTGGTCCAGGTCTTGCTCCGGCCAAGGCGCCGATAGTCCAGACCAAGTGTCCGGAGCGGGCATAATCCGGGACGAGGAGAGATTCGACAAAGCAGCTCGATTGAAGCTGATTAACGAAACCTGAGTTGTACATCCAAAACGAAGGGGGCGGCATTAAAGGGTTTGGGACCCGGGGCTTTGATTgagtattttttgtaaatattttcaaattcaattGTGATTAATTTACACATACATAAATTTAGCTACGTTCGCGTATGTTTGTATTATTAGGCACTCGAACTCCTCCCTAACCGCCCTTCCCTTTACCCCATCAAGTGTAGCATTTATCCCCAAAACAGGCTTCTGATGAGTTCATGAGTTCCCCGCCTCTAGATGTGTGTTTATCTCTCGATATTGAGTCTATGTGTAAGAATATCGTCTAGACGGACTACCTGTTAACCATATATCTCTATCTCTGTGTACCTTCGATGGAAAATCGCTGCTGCCAGAGAGAGGCGCTGTCGAGAACCGCGATCCGAGATCCCTCACATAAAGCTACTACTACTATATCTTCTATGTAAATGTTAATGTAATTTTAAGCCAGCGAACGGTATCGCATCAGATATCGGACATGCATAcgtatataaatgtataatgCCTACGTgtagttaaaatttaaattgaaaatatattcaaattcgAAATGAATGTTCTCAAATgtaccaaaaccaaaaaatagaaaaagaaaacaaacgaaataccaaaaaacgaaacaaaaacagaaaaaaccgaaacaaaCAACCTTTGAAGCTAACTTTAATTGACGATTGGGTGGGAGACGATAGTGCAATTGAGTGGAAATTACGGAAAATAGTTACCAAGGCCAGCGCAATTTGAAAGAGGTTGCTGGATATGGCCTTTAATTGAGCGAAAATTGGCCAAAACATTGCAgtttgctttaaaaaattccaatTTATGCAAAGTTTTTAGGATTAAACTCATATTGTATTTAGCTGTAGTTAAATTGCAGTACTTGGTGAGAGTGTGAGTCTGAGCAGCACTTGAGTATCTATGCCTAAAAGTAGGCCTTAATATTTACTGATTCGTGGATATTCATATGGATTACACAGACcgacaaaatttttaaaaaatcgcaGAACCAAGAACTGAAATATACTTCCCCGAAGGTTTTTGATTTCGGAATCAGAAAAATTCCTAAACGTCAGctttttgagatattttatcttaaaagttaaaaaaaaatatgtttttttgaaGGGTGTAACTTCAATACGATGTATTTTTTCAAAACGATTGTTACGCCAACATAAAGTTCTTTTCTTGACCTCAAAAATTATTGCTTTTTAGGAATCTTAATGGATTCACTAAgaaatatatggaaaaatattgatataaaatcaaaatatgaTATTTAAAAGACCAATTTTCCATagtttttccatattttaaaaactgtttTCTAAGGGGAAGAacagttaaataaaattctgtGACGAATGTttcgaaaaatttaaatatattgaagtTAAACCAACtcaaaagaaaccaaaaaacgTGAATTCTgcactttaaagtttaaatattttggcttTTAGAAAAGTTTATTCCAGTTCTTGGTTTCAAAAAGCTGTATTATAGAATGGGGAGAAAACTAGTCTTACATCAGGTTCTTCCCCATTTCAGACCCTTTTTTAGAGAACAAGCCGACACTgcggctttttttttattcacaaAACAAGATGGAATGGATGATAGCAAAACTTTGAAGCTTACACTAACTAGGCAGAAGAGTACAACAGGAGTAGAAGAATTCTTAACAACAAGGATAAAACAGGCGTGCAACAAGGAATTTGAACTGGTTCTTTTTGGGACCAACGTCTTTGGTTTCCGGCCTCACTTCCTCTCGATGTTCTTGAGCGGCACCATCTGCTCGGGATCATCGGGATAGACACTATTCTGTCGCTGCTTGCGACCCGCGCACTGACTGAACCAAGTGTCGCCCTTGCCAAAGTTCTCGCCATCCTCAATGGACTCGGGCATGGGCTGGTTCATGGTCTCCGGCAGGAACATCACCCAGAAGCCTGAGACCAGAGCCACCATACCGAAGAGTACGGCGGGTATCTTGGGATCGAACGAGTCCAGCAGGGAGATGAGGGGCGTGAGGGCTCCAGACAGACGGGCACACATGGAGCCCAGGCCCATGGCCGAGTTCCGGACGACGGTGGGAAACAGCTCGGCCGAATAGTTATAGATGACTGCAAAGGATCCGGCAATGAGGAGCTTGCCCGCCATTACCACCGCCGTGGAGGTGCTGCTGCCCTGGGCAATGAAGGCCGCCACAATGCAGCACAGGCCGCCGCCCAGCATCAGGGTAGAGGTGATCGAGCGACGACCCAGGCGATCCAGAACGAACACAATGGTTATGTAGCTGGGGAACTCCACCAGGCCCATGATGAACAGGATCAGGTAGGGATTGCCGTGCAGCTTCCCGGAACTCAGCGAGAGACCGTAGTAGACGAGGGAGTTGGCGAACCAGCAAAGGCACACGTTCAGGGTCTTCATCCGGAGATTGGGCGTTCGGAATAGATCACTCAGACCGGCGCTGCTCTTCTCCTGcgccgccgcctgctgctTGGCCTTCTGCACATAGTACTCCTTGTCCACCGGTATGCCCGATCCATTGAACCTCAAGCCCTTGGCCACAATGTCCACCGCCTCGGCGGCACGTCCCTGCATCCACAGCCAGCGCGGAGATTCGTCGAGCCACCACCAGTGGCCCAGGAACAGGCAGCCATGCAGTCCATAGATCACCTGTAGTAGCTGCCGATCGTGGATGATGGCTCCCCAGCCGGCCACCAGCATGATGCCACCAGCAAAGACAGCCTGCAGGAGATCAGGGAATGTTATTCACGGGTTACTTTGAGTATAAAATATCTCTCTTTCTCACCTGGAAGGTAATGCCGCACACCGTCCGTTTGCTGGGTCCCACCAGCTCCATGGTAAGCACAAATCCACAGATGTAGGCACCCGCTGATCCCACTATGCCCAGCAGATAGCGTGCCACCATAAATGAGAAATACTCCGGAATGAAGGCCACTCCCACGCCGATGATCAGCTGGATGAGAGCCGACCAGCAGAACACTGTTTTGCGACCCACTTTGTCGGCCAGTCCGCCAAGGGTGACGGCCCCCGTGAATACGCCCAGCATGAAAACGGTCTGGACAATGGCCCCCATCCATCGGCGATCGCACACAAAGTTCCAATCGATGGTGCGTGAGGTTTTGTAGTACGTCGTGTCGTATACGTAACTTGTGCAGGCCACCGTTGCATTGGTGCCCGGTGCACTCGGATCGAACATGTGGCAAGAGTCGAGCTCACCGTTGGGCTTCAACGGTATGGCGGCCAGTATGTCACTCGAGTTCCATGGCGCCATCGATAGGCTGCTGTTGTCCACATTCTCGATAAAGCAGCGGTGCTCCGGGACGGCAGCCACGGTGACCAGCGAGAGCATGTGCATGCCAGCGGTGAGGCCGGAGAGTACCTGCAGGAAAAACTGCAGGAATTGGTACTTGCCAAATTCCCCTGGAAAAGaaagggaaaataaagaaggaatattaaaatttggttaataaatttatataaataaataaatttgaaaatatatataaacacaaaaaacacccCACTTTTATGTAGATGGGACGAACACTTTATGGTGTGTCAACGGCATTGGCGTCACTCGAAAGGCTATGCAATTAAATCAAGCGGAATTTTTTCAATTCGATTTCAATTGAAACGCATACAAATGCCCCACAAACATTTGCCCAcactttggtttttggtttagTTTCAGAGGCTTTTGGATGTCTTGGCGGAGAGAGAATGAGAATGCATTGAATCGATTATGACTTCGATCGCGATCGCAGTTTGATAGAGGGCACCGAGGGGCTGTGTAAATTTCTAGCTGCTGGTTGGTTGTGTAGCCTAGATACGCGGTTTTGACACATGAGCGCTCCAATGTTCAATCAGCCATTTCAATTGATTTGTGGGTTACGTTTATTGATCGTTTAAACAATGGGATGCGATGCTTACGGCCGAGAGTTACGTTACGTTACACACAAGGCTCGTAGTGAGGAGATCGTCTGAGAATTTTCAACTTTTCATAATTGAAATGATTGCCCAGATAGTGTAAAATTATGTCATCGAAAGTGTAAACCAAAGAGGCGGTGGCATGTCTTAATTAATctcaatttcaaaattttgtcACAAtccttaattaaattcaattaccCCCACTCAATATACATAATCAGCGTATAATTGCCGAGGCCAGGTTTTGCCAATCGATGGGGGTGAAATCATGTTGATAACCGGCATAGTAAATTCTCATATCATCAAATCATAACGGATTATCAGAGGCTATATACAATCTATATATCAGCCACTATTGTTTTGGCTCGAATTTATGGCATCCCGTAGGCTTATTGTTATGGTTGCCAAGTGCCTCTTGAATGTGACATTTGTTTTGGCTCTCATTCATTGTTTGCAGTTCTCTTTAAGAGCCCCCAGGTATCACACAGGTATAATGATGTATTAAAAGCACAGCTTGTATACTCACTAAGATAAACATGTAGGGCAAGCTCTGTGTGTAATATAAGTGATACGTGATTTTGATAAGGCAAAGGCAATATCccaataatcataaaaaatggAATTTTTCATATAGAACTTTATTCGATTTACTTTATTGAATTTCTATTAAGGGAGGGGTATGgtatttaactttttattatGAATAATAAAGGCTCAATATCTGAAGAATATTATGtcaaagttttacatcgatcttAGCCAAATTGACAAAGTTATGCCTAGTTGAACGGAGGTAGTTTGCTGTTCAATGTATCAGTATCAAAAAGTCCCATTTTGAAGATCtatgtacacgataactcaaaatctactcaaacaatcggtttgaaatttggtacATAACTTTGTTAACTAATTTTAAAGGTACTCAAATcaagattttattaattttaattttattatatt
Above is a genomic segment from Drosophila kikkawai strain 14028-0561.14 chromosome 3R, DkikHiC1v2, whole genome shotgun sequence containing:
- the LOC108084305 gene encoding organic cation transporter protein, whose translation is MAVDYVLEDLMGKLGEFGKYQFLQFFLQVLSGLTAGMHMLSLVTVAAVPEHRCFIENVDNSSLSMAPWNSSDILAAIPLKPNGELDSCHMFDPSAPGTNATVACTSYVYDTTYYKTSRTIDWNFVCDRRWMGAIVQTVFMLGVFTGAVTLGGLADKVGRKTVFCWSALIQLIIGVGVAFIPEYFSFMVARYLLGIVGSAGAYICGFVLTMELVGPSKRTVCGITFQAVFAGGIMLVAGWGAIIHDRQLLQVIYGLHGCLFLGHWWWLDESPRWLWMQGRAAEAVDIVAKGLRFNGSGIPVDKEYYVQKAKQQAAAQEKSSAGLSDLFRTPNLRMKTLNVCLCWFANSLVYYGLSLSSGKLHGNPYLILFIMGLVEFPSYITIVFVLDRLGRRSITSTLMLGGGLCCIVAAFIAQGSSTSTAVVMAGKLLIAGSFAVIYNYSAELFPTVVRNSAMGLGSMCARLSGALTPLISLLDSFDPKIPAVLFGMVALVSGFWVMFLPETMNQPMPESIEDGENFGKGDTWFSQCAGRKQRQNSVYPDDPEQMVPLKNIERK